A region from the Nostoc sp. HK-01 genome encodes:
- a CDS encoding TPR repeat-containing protein, with protein sequence MREIKNTMKPHLFLTITLNSLLLLPLSANSNQPIDAQQYRANLLLNLGNRQLTNGQFKSALSSLQESLKLYQIIGDRTGEATALFRIADAYFTLGRYRTAISFYKQSLQLTQEFANQSMTVQIFEHLSNTYTNLGDEKLAKKYQEQATALKKDIGNPDREAAFLGNVGLDHDAATEYKQAIAFYSQQLTTAKGNNNYQLQIDSLQNLAATYHKLGQYPQAIAAYQQQLKLAQELSNNSLVSLTFKQIAETYQTQGDFNQAIAFYQQQLKLTDKSQKFEVIRQLGRVYTFAKDYDKAIALYQEQLDFAKANKDNYNQGTALNNLAFVYLNSNKLDDAKTTLQASIKNWTSLRLDLGNKIDYAAEQSNTYNLLQQVLITQNQPEDALEISEQSSIMASLQLLGMRLASEPKDNNLKIAPKSIVLPTITDIQKIAKEQKATLVKYTIIPDDGLYTWVIQPTGKITFRKIKPIPENTFDSVNSISEIVANIPNYLGVNSQENQGKKLVNPLLQLHQLLIKPIADLLPENPTAQIIFIPQDDLWFVPFPALVDISGKYLIEKYPISTVPAIQILKLAKEQRGRTGGSKVVVVGNPTMPKIAHSINATPQPLPQLINAEQEALAIADLFKTKALIGSQATKAAILPLLPKAKIIHLATYSVLDDIKRQGIPGGIALAGENNGLLTASEILNLYNQPKGKRLRAKLAFISAGETGQGSMGNGVLSLSLALMASGVPSVIVSQWAATDIPTSMLTTEFYRQLKQNPNKAQALQKAMLATMKQYPNAKYWGGFNLIGEVH encoded by the coding sequence ATGCGTGAGATAAAAAATACTATGAAACCCCATCTTTTTTTAACAATAACCTTAAACTCCCTCCTACTTTTACCACTTTCCGCCAATTCCAATCAACCAATAGACGCACAACAATATCGTGCTAACTTACTCTTAAATCTTGGTAACAGACAACTAACCAACGGACAGTTTAAATCAGCATTATCATCCTTACAAGAATCACTCAAACTATATCAAATAATTGGCGATCGCACCGGAGAAGCCACCGCACTATTTCGCATCGCTGATGCTTACTTTACTCTTGGTAGATATAGAACTGCGATTAGTTTTTACAAACAAAGTTTACAGCTAACTCAAGAATTTGCTAATCAATCAATGACAGTGCAAATTTTTGAACACCTCAGCAATACATATACTAATCTGGGCGATGAAAAGTTAGCTAAAAAATATCAAGAACAAGCAACCGCACTCAAAAAAGATATTGGTAATCCTGATAGAGAAGCAGCTTTTTTAGGTAATGTTGGTTTAGACCATGATGCTGCAACTGAGTATAAACAAGCGATTGCGTTTTATTCCCAACAATTAACAACCGCTAAAGGCAATAATAACTATCAACTGCAAATTGATTCCTTACAGAACCTCGCTGCAACTTATCATAAATTAGGGCAATATCCCCAGGCGATCGCAGCTTACCAACAACAGTTAAAATTAGCTCAGGAATTAAGTAATAATTCCTTAGTAAGTCTGACGTTTAAACAAATCGCCGAAACCTACCAAACGCAAGGGGATTTTAATCAGGCGATCGCTTTTTATCAACAACAGCTAAAACTTACAGATAAATCTCAAAAATTTGAGGTAATCAGACAATTAGGACGCGTTTATACTTTTGCCAAAGATTACGATAAGGCAATCGCATTATATCAAGAACAATTAGACTTTGCTAAAGCTAATAAAGATAATTACAACCAAGGTACAGCTTTAAATAACTTAGCTTTTGTTTATTTAAACTCTAATAAATTAGATGACGCTAAAACTACTTTACAAGCAAGTATTAAAAATTGGACATCTTTACGTTTAGATTTAGGTAACAAAATTGATTATGCGGCGGAACAAAGTAATACATATAACTTGCTACAACAAGTTTTGATTACTCAAAATCAGCCTGAGGACGCATTAGAAATCTCTGAACAAAGCAGTATTATGGCATCCTTACAATTATTGGGGATGCGGTTAGCTTCTGAACCAAAAGATAATAATCTAAAAATCGCACCTAAATCAATTGTCTTACCCACAATTACCGACATTCAAAAAATTGCTAAAGAGCAAAAAGCTACTCTGGTGAAATATACTATCATTCCTGATGATGGCTTATATACTTGGGTAATTCAACCCACAGGGAAAATTACATTCCGTAAAATCAAACCAATACCGGAAAATACATTTGATTCAGTTAATTCCATCTCTGAAATAGTTGCTAATATTCCTAATTATCTAGGTGTAAATAGTCAAGAGAATCAAGGTAAAAAACTTGTTAATCCTTTATTGCAGTTACATCAATTATTAATTAAGCCAATTGCTGATTTACTACCGGAAAATCCTACAGCCCAAATCATATTCATTCCCCAAGATGATTTATGGTTTGTTCCCTTTCCAGCATTGGTTGATATTTCTGGCAAATATTTAATTGAAAAATATCCCATTTCAACTGTACCAGCAATTCAAATACTCAAATTAGCAAAAGAACAACGAGGTAGAACAGGTGGTAGTAAAGTTGTTGTCGTGGGTAATCCTACTATGCCGAAAATCGCTCACTCAATTAACGCTACACCCCAGCCTTTACCACAATTAATCAATGCAGAACAAGAAGCTTTAGCTATTGCTGATTTATTTAAAACTAAAGCTTTAATTGGTAGCCAAGCCACAAAAGCAGCAATTCTACCTTTATTACCCAAAGCCAAAATCATTCATCTAGCAACATATAGTGTTTTAGATGATATCAAAAGACAAGGTATCCCCGGAGGTATCGCCTTAGCTGGAGAAAATAACGGACTACTCACCGCCAGCGAAATTCTCAACTTGTACAATCAACCAAAAGGTAAGCGTTTGCGTGCTAAGTTAGCCTTTATCAGTGCTGGGGAAACCGGACAAGGTAGTATGGGTAATGGTGTACTGAGTTTATCTTTAGCATTGATGGCATCTGGTGTTCCTAGTGTGATTGTCTCACAATGGGCAGCAACAGATATACCGACATCTATGCTAACTACTGAATTTTATCGCCAGTTAAAGCAGAACCCTAACAAAGCCCAAGCATTACAAAAAGCGATGTTAGCCACAATGAAGCAGTATCCTAATGCCAAATATTGGGGAGGATTTAATTTAATTGGAGAAGTACATTAA
- a CDS encoding low temperature requirement A: MTNFLQPPRLRIGEEDSEEERRATWLELFYDLVFVVAVSQVAHNLKEDISLSGLLGFVVLFIPIWWSWIGTTFYANRFDGDDVIHRLLVGVQMLTAAGMAVNIHHGLGESSSGFALAYALGRAVLVVEYVRAGVHIPLARPLTTRYAIGFAIASLIWLSSAFLPVPWRFALWGVGIVIDFGTPLTARKHQIGLLPHASHLPERFGLFTIIVLGEAIIAVVNGVSEQKWQVLTVISAIFGLMIAFSWWWVYFDNLGGTPIETARTQGKVGTVNIWLYTHLPLVIGIAATGVGVEEILVSQPTIALADPQRWLICGSVALCSLAVGILHRYGVIRYCKIRSMYRLSAVVVLLAIAFFGKGLLPVAVIALVALVSAVQVIQDVYQSRPNNRLADPEI, encoded by the coding sequence ATGACAAATTTTCTCCAGCCACCAAGATTACGCATTGGTGAAGAAGATAGTGAGGAAGAAAGACGCGCCACTTGGCTAGAACTTTTTTATGATTTGGTGTTTGTGGTTGCAGTCTCGCAAGTAGCGCACAATCTGAAAGAAGATATTTCGCTATCGGGATTACTGGGATTTGTTGTTTTGTTTATCCCGATTTGGTGGTCATGGATTGGGACTACATTCTACGCTAATCGCTTTGATGGCGATGATGTTATTCATCGGTTGCTGGTTGGGGTACAAATGTTAACAGCGGCGGGGATGGCTGTAAATATTCACCACGGCTTAGGAGAAAGTTCTTCTGGTTTCGCTTTGGCTTATGCACTTGGTCGGGCTGTGTTGGTGGTGGAGTATGTGCGGGCGGGGGTACATATTCCGTTGGCGCGTCCTTTAACAACTCGTTACGCTATTGGTTTTGCGATCGCATCTTTGATTTGGTTGAGTTCCGCATTTTTGCCAGTTCCTTGGCGATTCGCACTCTGGGGCGTGGGAATTGTGATTGATTTTGGCACACCGTTAACCGCCCGTAAGCACCAGATTGGCTTGCTTCCGCACGCCTCCCATTTACCAGAACGTTTTGGATTGTTCACAATTATTGTGTTGGGGGAAGCAATTATTGCAGTGGTTAACGGTGTTTCAGAGCAAAAATGGCAGGTGTTAACTGTAATTTCTGCGATTTTTGGTCTGATGATCGCCTTTAGTTGGTGGTGGGTTTATTTTGATAATTTAGGGGGAACACCAATTGAAACCGCACGCACACAAGGAAAAGTTGGGACTGTTAATATCTGGCTTTATACCCATTTACCATTAGTGATTGGAATTGCGGCTACTGGAGTTGGTGTAGAAGAAATTTTAGTCAGTCAGCCAACTATAGCGTTAGCAGATCCGCAAAGATGGTTGATTTGTGGTTCAGTAGCATTATGCTCGTTAGCAGTGGGTATTCTGCACCGATATGGCGTGATTCGATATTGTAAGATTCGTTCTATGTATCGCTTGAGTGCTGTAGTTGTGTTGTTGGCGATCGCATTTTTTGGCAAAGGTTTATTACCTGTTGCAGTTATCGCCTTAGTAGCGTTAGTTTCTGCTGTACAAGTGATTCAAGATGTGTATCAGAGTCGCCCGAATAATCGCTTGGCCGATCCAGAAATTTAA
- a CDS encoding GPW / gp25 family protein translates to MPELNQNQHLGAGWSFPLRVNVQGGLQLSKADRNIEESMMLILRTELGERVYRPNFGSRLSELTFAPMNTQTLLLLRLHVQEALEMWEPRIVLDAVRADPDPLRGRVDIVIEYHPKDSHDSRSLVFPFYLNGQ, encoded by the coding sequence ATGCCAGAACTCAATCAAAATCAACACCTGGGTGCAGGCTGGTCGTTTCCGTTACGGGTGAATGTCCAAGGAGGTCTGCAACTTAGTAAGGCCGATCGCAATATTGAAGAGTCGATGATGCTGATTTTGCGTACTGAGTTGGGTGAACGTGTCTATCGTCCTAACTTTGGTTCGCGGTTGTCGGAGTTGACTTTTGCACCGATGAACACTCAAACTTTATTACTTTTGCGTCTACACGTCCAAGAAGCTTTGGAAATGTGGGAACCGCGCATTGTTTTAGATGCGGTGCGTGCTGACCCCGATCCGCTGCGAGGTCGTGTAGATATTGTGATTGAATATCATCCTAAAGATAGCCATGATTCGCGGAGTTTAGTATTTCCGTTTTATTTGAATGGGCAATAA
- a CDS encoding polypeptide-transport-associated domain-containing protein, protein MSNLQSAIYFGLFKKYIHWLSTSLIFSCACVILTLPSFAQAPNPEGNPNQDRFPQPGTTPEPLPPESQPPVRPTPTPTPETQPTEASQTIKVEKINVTGSTVFRPERFKTITQTVEGREVTVEELRKAADAITQIYLDQGYITSRAIVVDQTVNNGVVEIRVIEGRIEKIEVQGTRRLNPEYVRSRVALGAGKPLLTSALEDQLRLLRADPLFSNVEASLRAGSGVGQSILIVRVTEAQPFNAALTVDNYSPPSIGSERLGVNASYRNLSGLGDEFSAAYYLTTRGGANVFDFNYRLPLNPMDGTLQLRTSFNDTNVVEEPFAAFDISGESQLYEISFRQPLIRTPREEFALSLGFAVQNGQTFTFAGPTPFGFGPDDEGNSRTRVIKFGQDYVVRDINGAWALRSLFSFGLGIFDATSNPSPIPDGQFFSWLAQAQRVQRLSTDNILVAQAELQLTPNALLPAQQFVVGGGQSVRGYRQNVRAGDNGVRLTIEDRLTVQRDASGNSTLQIAPFFDMAYIWNVDDNPNTLQRQKFIAGIGLGVLFQPIPQLDIKLDYGYPLIDLDDRGRNAQDDGFYFSVGYRL, encoded by the coding sequence ATGTCAAATTTACAATCTGCGATTTATTTTGGTTTATTCAAAAAATATATACATTGGCTATCTACTAGCTTGATTTTTAGTTGTGCTTGTGTAATTTTAACTTTGCCATCATTTGCACAAGCACCCAATCCCGAAGGAAACCCTAATCAAGACCGCTTTCCCCAGCCTGGAACAACACCAGAACCTTTACCGCCAGAGTCACAACCCCCCGTAAGACCAACACCAACACCAACTCCCGAAACTCAACCTACAGAAGCTTCTCAAACTATTAAAGTAGAGAAAATCAACGTCACAGGGAGTACAGTTTTTCGCCCAGAGAGATTTAAAACAATTACTCAGACGGTAGAAGGGCGTGAAGTTACAGTCGAAGAACTCCGCAAAGCGGCTGATGCCATCACTCAAATTTACCTTGACCAAGGCTACATCACATCTAGGGCAATTGTTGTAGACCAAACTGTGAACAATGGTGTAGTAGAAATTCGGGTAATTGAAGGGAGAATCGAAAAAATTGAGGTTCAAGGTACAAGACGGTTAAATCCTGAATATGTGCGTAGTCGTGTAGCTTTAGGCGCAGGTAAGCCGCTTTTGACCTCTGCATTAGAAGACCAATTAAGATTACTCCGGGCTGACCCTTTATTTTCTAACGTTGAAGCTAGTTTACGGGCGGGTAGTGGTGTAGGTCAAAGTATTTTAATTGTGCGCGTGACCGAAGCACAACCCTTTAACGCCGCGTTGACTGTTGATAACTATTCTCCTCCTAGCATTGGTTCGGAAAGATTGGGGGTGAATGCTAGTTATCGCAATCTTTCTGGGTTGGGTGATGAATTTAGTGCTGCCTATTATTTAACAACCAGAGGTGGCGCAAATGTTTTTGATTTTAATTATCGCCTCCCACTCAACCCAATGGATGGGACTTTACAACTGCGAACCTCGTTTAACGATACGAATGTTGTGGAAGAACCATTTGCAGCTTTTGATATCAGTGGGGAATCGCAACTTTATGAAATTAGTTTTAGACAACCACTAATTAGAACACCCCGTGAAGAATTTGCTTTATCTCTAGGTTTTGCAGTGCAGAATGGTCAAACTTTTACTTTTGCAGGGCCGACACCCTTTGGTTTTGGCCCGGATGATGAAGGGAATAGTCGTACCCGTGTTATTAAATTTGGTCAAGATTATGTAGTGCGGGATATTAATGGTGCTTGGGCATTGCGATCGCTATTTAGTTTCGGTCTTGGTATATTTGATGCTACTAGCAATCCCAGCCCCATACCCGATGGGCAGTTTTTTAGTTGGTTAGCACAAGCCCAACGAGTACAACGCCTAAGTACAGATAATATATTAGTTGCCCAAGCTGAGTTACAACTTACACCTAATGCTTTGTTACCAGCCCAGCAGTTTGTTGTCGGTGGCGGTCAATCAGTCCGCGGTTATCGCCAAAACGTCCGCGCTGGCGATAACGGTGTACGCTTGACTATCGAAGACCGTTTAACAGTGCAACGAGACGCATCTGGTAATTCAACACTGCAAATTGCGCCATTTTTTGATATGGCTTACATCTGGAATGTGGATGATAACCCGAATACCTTACAACGTCAGAAATTTATTGCAGGTATCGGACTCGGCGTATTATTTCAACCCATACCGCAGCTTGATATCAAACTTGATTATGGATACCCCTTGATAGATTTAGATGACCGCGGAAGAAACGCTCAAGATGATGGTTTTTACTTCAGCGTTGGCTATCGGTTGTAG